The proteins below are encoded in one region of Streptomyces marianii:
- a CDS encoding tyrosine-type recombinase/integrase — MAGHIQDRWYRAEVGPDGKTCKVKTDRHGSGLRYRARYVGPDGTEKSKSFPDRHKRLAEQWLTEIASDMSRGRYIDPRAARITFKSYAEKWLKTHGIDPASQVVVEQRLRLHAFRLIGSRPLDSFRPEHIRGLVSALESDPAVSGGYAKNIYGDVRAVLSAAVDDGLLPRNPCSAKSVRPPAAEQRRVVPWLPAQVQAVRAALPQRYRPMADVGAGCGLRQGEIVGLAEDALDFDGGIIRVVRQVKLIRGKAVFAPPKCNKERDVPLPPSVAEALRAHMDAFKPVEITLPWRKPDGPKVSARLLFTNTASGLVWRSNFNIQEWKPALAEAGLIAEAGDDGKYPSAREHGMHALRHFYASVLLDAGESIKAVSEYLGHADPGLTLRVYAHLMPSSQERTRKAVDRVLLPAPREPDGPETAQ; from the coding sequence ATGGCCGGACACATCCAAGACCGCTGGTACCGGGCAGAGGTCGGACCGGACGGCAAGACCTGCAAGGTCAAGACCGACCGCCACGGTTCGGGACTGCGCTACCGGGCCCGGTACGTCGGCCCGGACGGAACCGAGAAGTCCAAGAGCTTCCCGGATCGGCACAAGCGGCTCGCCGAGCAGTGGCTGACCGAGATCGCCTCGGACATGTCCCGCGGTCGCTACATCGATCCGCGCGCAGCTCGGATCACCTTCAAGAGCTACGCCGAGAAGTGGCTCAAGACGCACGGCATCGACCCGGCCAGTCAGGTCGTGGTCGAGCAGCGGTTACGCCTGCACGCGTTCCGACTGATCGGCTCTCGCCCCTTGGATTCATTCCGCCCGGAACACATCCGGGGCTTGGTGAGCGCGCTGGAGAGCGACCCGGCCGTGAGTGGCGGCTATGCGAAAAACATCTACGGCGACGTACGGGCGGTACTCAGTGCGGCGGTTGACGATGGGTTGCTGCCCCGCAATCCGTGCTCCGCGAAGTCCGTCCGCCCGCCGGCCGCCGAGCAACGCCGTGTTGTGCCGTGGCTGCCTGCCCAGGTTCAGGCGGTGCGTGCGGCACTCCCCCAGCGCTACCGGCCCATGGCGGACGTGGGCGCCGGGTGCGGGCTCCGTCAGGGCGAGATCGTGGGACTGGCGGAGGATGCGCTCGACTTCGACGGCGGCATCATCCGGGTCGTCCGGCAGGTGAAGCTGATCCGGGGCAAGGCCGTGTTCGCTCCTCCGAAGTGCAACAAGGAGCGGGACGTACCATTGCCGCCGTCGGTTGCCGAGGCTCTGCGGGCCCACATGGACGCCTTCAAGCCGGTGGAGATCACCTTGCCCTGGCGCAAGCCGGACGGCCCGAAGGTGTCTGCTCGCCTTCTGTTCACAAACACCGCGAGCGGTCTCGTCTGGCGCAGCAACTTCAACATCCAGGAGTGGAAACCCGCTCTCGCGGAGGCTGGCCTGATCGCGGAAGCCGGTGATGACGGCAAGTACCCGTCGGCTCGCGAGCACGGCATGCACGCGCTGAGGCACTTCTACGCCTCGGTACTGCTGGACGCCGGGGAGAGCATCAAGGCCGTGAGCGAGTACCTGGGGCACGCCGACCCCGGGCTGACGCTGCGGGTGTACGCGCACCTGATGCCGTCGAGCCAGGAGCGTACGAGGAAGGCCGTGGATCGGGTGCTCCTCCCGGCCCCGCGCGAGCCTGACGGCCCAGAGACGGCCCAGTGA
- a CDS encoding helix-turn-helix domain-containing protein produces the protein MHLAQRYRLVSPTLLRTLMERTGAGSRVSGRELATRVGVSHGLITNLLNGITKTTRAEVAQGICRVIGVDLLILWAPTGRSVPADDIDNQPTTVVLA, from the coding sequence ATGCACCTTGCACAGCGATACCGCCTGGTCAGCCCCACCCTGCTCCGCACCCTCATGGAACGGACCGGCGCCGGCTCCAGAGTCTCCGGCCGCGAACTCGCCACCCGAGTGGGCGTCTCCCACGGCCTGATTACCAACCTGCTCAACGGCATCACCAAGACCACCCGCGCGGAGGTCGCGCAGGGAATCTGCCGCGTCATCGGCGTCGACCTGCTGATCCTGTGGGCCCCCACAGGGCGTTCCGTCCCGGCTGATGACATCGACAACCAGCCAACGACTGTGGTGCTGGCGTGA
- a CDS encoding IS30 family transposase — MDFEIRKVRTAQGPVKLRREREAYSRLVQQGYSNTEACRIVGVDRRTGNKWRNGRSADRRQKAAPPISAVAPPSGTSRYLREEERIHIADRLREKATVRAIAAELGRSPSTVSREIRRNRTDGARGRWHYRPHAAQARADARRPRPKSRKISENPELRAAVQAMLDEKWSPEQICHALRAQFPDRPEMHVVHETVYQALYVQGRGQLRRELAGALRSGRARRRPQRQANCRQPRFTTPMVMISERPAEIEDRAVPGHWEGDLIIGKDGKSAIGTLVERATRYVMLLHLPGDHGAESVLTSLTSTVQTLPAHLKRSLTWDQGSEMARHGEFTLATDIPVYFCDPASPWQRGSNENTNGLLRQYFPKGTDLSVHTPAHLAAVADQLNRRPRKTLGWETPAERLHKLLTA, encoded by the coding sequence ATGGACTTCGAGATCCGCAAGGTGCGGACCGCGCAGGGGCCTGTGAAGCTGCGCCGGGAGCGGGAGGCATACTCCCGGCTCGTGCAGCAGGGATACAGCAACACGGAAGCCTGCCGGATCGTCGGTGTTGACCGGCGAACCGGCAACAAGTGGCGTAACGGCCGCAGCGCCGACCGTCGGCAGAAGGCGGCACCACCGATTTCCGCGGTGGCGCCGCCTTCCGGCACGTCCAGGTACCTGCGCGAGGAGGAGCGGATCCACATCGCCGACCGGTTGCGGGAGAAGGCCACGGTGCGGGCGATCGCCGCGGAGCTGGGCCGCAGCCCGTCCACGGTCAGCCGGGAGATCCGCCGCAACCGAACGGACGGCGCACGCGGCCGGTGGCACTACCGCCCTCACGCAGCCCAGGCCCGCGCCGATGCACGCCGGCCCCGCCCCAAGAGCCGCAAGATCAGCGAGAACCCCGAGCTTCGGGCCGCTGTCCAGGCAATGCTGGACGAGAAGTGGAGCCCGGAGCAGATATGCCACGCTCTGCGGGCACAGTTCCCCGACCGGCCGGAGATGCACGTGGTCCACGAGACCGTCTACCAGGCCCTCTACGTCCAGGGCAGAGGCCAGCTGCGGCGCGAGCTCGCAGGCGCCCTGCGCTCCGGGCGGGCCCGCCGCAGGCCGCAGAGGCAGGCGAACTGCCGCCAGCCGCGTTTCACCACCCCGATGGTCATGATCAGCGAACGGCCCGCTGAGATCGAGGACCGGGCCGTGCCCGGTCACTGGGAGGGCGACCTGATCATCGGCAAGGACGGCAAGTCCGCGATCGGCACCCTGGTCGAACGCGCCACCCGCTACGTCATGCTCCTGCACCTGCCCGGCGACCACGGCGCCGAGAGCGTCCTGACCTCCCTGACATCCACCGTCCAGACCCTGCCCGCCCACCTGAAGCGGTCCCTGACCTGGGACCAGGGCAGTGAGATGGCCCGGCACGGCGAGTTCACCCTCGCCACCGACATCCCGGTCTACTTCTGCGACCCCGCCAGCCCCTGGCAGCGCGGCTCGAACGAGAACACCAACGGCCTGCTGCGGCAGTACTTCCCCAAGGGCACCGACCTGTCGGTCCACACCCCCGCGCACCTGGCCGCCGTCGCCGACCAGCTCAACCGCCGCCCACGCAAAACACTCGGCTGGGAAACCCCAGCCGAGCGCCTGCATAAACTGCTCACGGCCTGA
- the dprA gene encoding DNA-processing protein DprA, which yields MTAGVGEEERRARAALTRVVEPGDEHAGRWLRRHGPVELLARLTAPALDEGALPGAGKRRIGGYRMRAAAARPECDLERVAELGGRFLCPGDQEWPGQLDDLGDARPVGLWVRGRPDLRMWALRSVAVVGARACTPYGAHVSGRVASGLAERGWVVVSGAAYGIDAAAHRGALSAEGATVAVLACGVDAVYPSGHAELLRRVVEQGLVVAELPPGAHPTRSRFVLRNRVIAALSRGTVVVEAEYRSGSLATARAAERLGRFTMGVPGPVTSGLSAGVHELLRTGAVLVTDADEVVELVGDIGDLAPARRGPVLPRDLLGPGCARVLEALPANGALDGRNVAERAGTTPDDALARLYELHSLGFVERRGDRWQLAAAATTGSNARRGGA from the coding sequence GTGACCGCCGGCGTCGGCGAGGAGGAGCGCAGGGCGCGTGCCGCGTTGACGAGGGTCGTCGAACCGGGTGATGAACACGCGGGGAGATGGCTGCGCCGGCACGGCCCGGTGGAGCTGCTGGCCCGCCTCACGGCGCCCGCCCTGGATGAGGGCGCCCTTCCAGGTGCGGGGAAGCGGCGGATCGGGGGCTACCGGATGCGGGCCGCGGCGGCACGTCCGGAGTGCGATCTCGAGCGGGTGGCCGAACTGGGCGGGCGCTTCCTGTGTCCGGGGGATCAGGAGTGGCCGGGGCAACTGGACGACCTCGGAGACGCAAGGCCGGTCGGGCTCTGGGTGCGGGGCCGCCCCGACCTGCGGATGTGGGCCCTGCGCTCGGTGGCCGTGGTGGGTGCGAGAGCGTGCACCCCGTACGGGGCCCACGTTTCGGGGCGTGTCGCCTCGGGTCTCGCCGAGCGCGGCTGGGTCGTCGTCTCCGGCGCCGCCTACGGGATCGACGCCGCAGCCCACCGAGGCGCACTGTCCGCGGAGGGCGCGACGGTCGCGGTACTGGCCTGCGGGGTGGACGCCGTCTATCCCAGCGGCCATGCCGAGTTGCTCCGCCGTGTGGTCGAACAGGGCTTGGTGGTGGCGGAGTTGCCGCCAGGAGCCCACCCCACCCGCAGCAGGTTCGTGCTGCGGAACCGGGTCATCGCCGCCCTGTCCCGGGGCACGGTCGTCGTGGAGGCCGAGTACCGGAGCGGTTCACTCGCCACGGCACGTGCCGCGGAGCGCCTCGGCCGGTTCACCATGGGCGTTCCCGGCCCGGTGACGAGCGGACTCTCCGCAGGGGTGCACGAACTGCTGCGCACCGGTGCGGTGCTGGTCACCGACGCCGACGAAGTGGTCGAACTGGTCGGCGACATCGGCGATCTCGCCCCCGCGCGCCGCGGTCCTGTCCTCCCGCGGGATCTGCTCGGGCCCGGCTGTGCACGGGTCCTGGAGGCCCTCCCGGCCAACGGCGCCCTCGACGGCCGGAACGTCGCCGAGCGGGCCGGGACCACGCCCGACGACGCCCTCGCGAGGCTGTACGAGCTGCACTCCCTGGGCTTCGTCGAACGCCGCGGGGACCGCTGGCAGTTGGCCGCAGCCGCGACAACGGGCTCGAACGCCCGGCGAGGCGGTGCTTGA
- the pyrH gene encoding UMP kinase — protein MNKGADANPAADDKSDHTGTKAGRFMLKLSGEAFSGGTGLGVDPDVVHAIAREIAAVVRDGAQIAVVIGGGNFFRGAELQVRGMDRARSDYMGMLGTVMNCLALQDFLEKEGIDSRVQTAITMGQVAEPYIPLRAVRHLEKGRVVIFGAGMGMPYFSTDTTAAQRALEIDAEALLMGKNGVDGVYDSDPKTNPDAVKFDALEYGEVLARDLKVADATAITLCRDNALPILVFELLAAGNIARAVRGEKIGTLVSDQGTRA, from the coding sequence ATGAACAAGGGCGCGGACGCCAATCCGGCTGCCGACGACAAGAGCGACCACACCGGCACGAAAGCCGGCCGCTTCATGCTGAAGCTGTCCGGGGAAGCGTTCTCCGGCGGTACCGGCCTGGGCGTCGACCCCGACGTCGTACACGCCATCGCGCGGGAGATCGCCGCGGTCGTCCGTGACGGCGCACAGATCGCGGTGGTCATCGGCGGTGGCAACTTCTTCCGCGGAGCCGAGCTCCAGGTGCGCGGCATGGACCGGGCGCGCTCCGACTACATGGGCATGCTCGGCACGGTCATGAACTGCCTCGCCCTCCAGGACTTCCTGGAGAAGGAGGGGATCGACTCCCGCGTCCAGACCGCAATCACCATGGGCCAGGTCGCGGAGCCCTACATCCCGCTGAGGGCGGTGCGCCACCTCGAGAAGGGGCGCGTCGTGATCTTCGGCGCCGGTATGGGCATGCCCTACTTCTCCACCGACACCACCGCGGCCCAGCGTGCCCTGGAGATCGACGCCGAGGCCCTGCTCATGGGCAAGAACGGTGTCGACGGCGTCTACGACTCCGACCCCAAGACCAACCCGGACGCGGTGAAGTTCGACGCGCTGGAGTACGGCGAGGTACTCGCCCGGGACCTCAAGGTCGCCGACGCCACCGCCATCACCCTCTGCCGCGACAACGCGCTGCCGATCCTCGTCTTCGAACTGCTCGCCGCGGGCAATATCGCGCGGGCCGTCCGGGGTGAGAAGATCGGCACGCTCGTGAGCGACCAGGGCACCCGGGCCTGA
- the rpsB gene encoding 30S ribosomal protein S2: MAVVTMRELLESGVHFGHQTRRWNPKMKRFIFTERNGIYIIDLLQSLSYIDRAYEFVKETVAHGGSIMFVGTKKQAQEAIAEQATRVGMPYVNQRWLGGMLTNFSTVYKRLQRLKELEAIDFEDVAASGLTKKELLVLSREKAKLEKTLGGIREMQKVPSAVWIVDTKKEHIAVGEARKLHIPVVAILDTNCDPDEVDYKIPGNDDAIRSVTLLTRVIADAVAEGLIARSGVATGDSKPGDKAAGEPLAEWERDLLEGEKKADETPAAEAEKPAEDAAEAEKPAEDAAEAPAADADKA, from the coding sequence ATGGCCGTCGTCACGATGCGGGAGCTGCTGGAGAGCGGCGTCCACTTCGGTCACCAGACCCGTCGCTGGAACCCGAAGATGAAGCGCTTCATCTTCACCGAGCGCAACGGCATCTACATCATCGACCTGCTCCAGTCGCTGTCATACATCGACCGCGCCTACGAGTTCGTCAAGGAGACCGTCGCTCACGGCGGCTCCATCATGTTCGTCGGCACGAAGAAGCAGGCGCAGGAGGCCATCGCCGAGCAGGCGACCCGCGTCGGCATGCCCTACGTCAACCAGCGCTGGCTCGGCGGCATGCTCACCAACTTCTCCACCGTCTACAAGCGCCTTCAGCGTCTGAAGGAGCTCGAGGCGATCGACTTCGAGGACGTGGCCGCCTCCGGTCTCACCAAGAAGGAGCTCCTGGTCCTCTCCCGCGAGAAGGCCAAGCTGGAGAAGACCCTCGGTGGCATCCGCGAGATGCAGAAGGTGCCGAGCGCCGTCTGGATCGTCGACACCAAGAAGGAGCACATCGCCGTCGGTGAGGCGCGCAAGCTCCACATCCCGGTCGTCGCGATCCTCGACACCAACTGCGACCCGGACGAGGTCGACTACAAGATCCCGGGCAACGACGACGCGATCCGCTCCGTCACCCTGCTCACCCGCGTGATCGCCGACGCCGTCGCCGAGGGCCTCATCGCCCGTTCCGGCGTCGCGACCGGTGACTCGAAGCCGGGCGACAAGGCCGCCGGCGAGCCGCTGGCCGAGTGGGAGCGCGACCTGCTCGAGGGTGAGAAGAAGGCCGACGAGACCCCGGCCGCCGAGGCCGAGAAGCCGGCCGAGGACGCCGCCGAGGCCGAGAAGCCGGCCGAGGACGCCGCCGAGGCTCCGGCCGCGGACGCCGACAAGGCCTGA
- the tsf gene encoding translation elongation factor Ts, with the protein MANYTAADVKKLRELTGAGMMDCKKALDEADGNVDKAVEALRIKGQKGVAKREGRSAENGAVVSLIADDNTSGVIVELKCETDFVAKGDKFQAVAGALAAHVAATAPADIEALLASEIEPGKTVQAYVDEANANLGEKIVLDRFAQFSGAYVAAYMHRTMPDLPPQIGVLVELDKANAEVAKGVAQHIAAFAPKYLSREDVPAEVVESERRVAEETTRAEGKPEAALPKIVEGRLNGFFKDATLLGQPYALDNKKSVQQILDEAGVALKRFARIKVGI; encoded by the coding sequence ATGGCGAACTACACCGCCGCTGACGTTAAGAAGCTCCGCGAGCTCACCGGCGCGGGCATGATGGACTGCAAGAAGGCGCTCGACGAGGCCGACGGCAACGTCGACAAGGCCGTCGAGGCCCTGCGCATCAAGGGCCAGAAGGGCGTCGCCAAGCGCGAGGGCCGCTCCGCCGAGAACGGCGCCGTCGTCTCCCTCATCGCCGACGACAACACCTCCGGTGTCATCGTCGAGCTGAAGTGCGAGACGGACTTCGTCGCCAAGGGCGACAAGTTCCAGGCCGTCGCGGGCGCCCTCGCCGCCCATGTCGCCGCCACCGCCCCGGCCGACATCGAGGCCCTGCTCGCCTCCGAGATCGAGCCCGGCAAGACCGTGCAGGCGTACGTCGACGAGGCCAACGCCAACCTCGGCGAGAAGATCGTCCTGGACCGCTTCGCCCAGTTCTCCGGTGCCTACGTGGCCGCGTACATGCACCGCACGATGCCCGACCTGCCTCCGCAGATCGGTGTCCTCGTCGAGCTCGACAAGGCGAACGCCGAGGTAGCCAAGGGCGTCGCCCAGCACATCGCCGCCTTCGCGCCGAAGTACCTGTCCCGCGAGGACGTTCCGGCCGAGGTCGTCGAGTCCGAGCGCCGCGTCGCCGAGGAGACCACCCGCGCCGAGGGCAAGCCCGAGGCCGCCCTGCCGAAGATCGTCGAGGGTCGCCTCAACGGCTTCTTCAAGGACGCCACCCTCCTGGGCCAGCCGTACGCGCTGGACAACAAGAAGTCCGTCCAGCAGATCCTGGACGAGGCCGGTGTCGCCCTGAAGCGCTTCGCGCGCATCAAGGTCGGCATCTGA
- a CDS encoding XRE family transcriptional regulator, whose product MLMIDETPPPTDSSEERTDLADLVRDRTAELGISVRALAAACIDAKEPEAGPLWTRSTLGNLLAGERVKPPRIPELRALAAGLRVPLHRVQDAAAAQFFGMDSVYSRDRKVRATVPGFNDLSPEDQRKVLELVERFQRG is encoded by the coding sequence ATGCTGATGATCGACGAGACGCCACCCCCCACCGACTCGTCCGAGGAGAGAACGGACCTTGCCGACCTCGTGCGGGACCGCACTGCCGAGCTCGGGATCAGTGTCCGCGCACTCGCGGCGGCGTGCATCGACGCGAAGGAGCCAGAGGCTGGGCCTCTCTGGACGCGAAGCACTCTCGGTAACCTTTTGGCCGGCGAGCGGGTCAAGCCGCCACGAATCCCCGAGCTGCGGGCACTGGCTGCGGGCCTGAGGGTGCCGCTTCATAGGGTTCAGGACGCTGCCGCTGCGCAGTTCTTCGGCATGGATTCGGTGTACAGCCGTGATCGAAAAGTTCGGGCGACGGTCCCCGGCTTCAATGACCTGTCGCCCGAAGATCAGCGCAAGGTGTTGGAGCTGGTGGAGAGGTTCCAGCGGGGCTGA
- a CDS encoding TetR/AcrR family transcriptional regulator — MAEHRTMQRAALLDAARSLLSEGGTESLTFPALAERTGLARSSVYEYFRSRAAVVEELCAVDFPVWAAEVEAAMAASDTPEGKVEAYVRRQLELVGDRRHRAVVAISASELDDGAREKIRAAHGGLIAMIVEALGDLGHRQPRLAAMLLQGVVDAAVRRIELGAAEDPSSIAEAAVSMALHGVLGD, encoded by the coding sequence GTGGCCGAGCACCGGACCATGCAGCGTGCCGCCCTGCTGGACGCCGCGCGTTCCCTGCTGTCCGAAGGCGGGACGGAGTCGCTGACCTTCCCCGCCCTCGCCGAGCGCACGGGCCTGGCCAGGTCCTCCGTGTACGAGTACTTCCGCTCCCGCGCCGCGGTGGTCGAAGAGCTGTGTGCTGTCGACTTCCCGGTCTGGGCGGCGGAGGTCGAGGCCGCCATGGCGGCCTCGGACACGCCCGAGGGCAAGGTCGAGGCGTATGTGCGCCGTCAGCTGGAACTCGTCGGCGACCGGCGCCACCGGGCGGTCGTCGCGATCTCGGCGAGCGAGCTGGACGACGGCGCCCGGGAGAAGATCCGCGCCGCGCACGGTGGGCTGATCGCCATGATCGTGGAGGCGCTCGGGGACCTGGGACACCGGCAGCCCCGCCTGGCGGCCATGCTCCTCCAGGGGGTCGTGGACGCGGCGGTGCGCCGTATCGAGCTGGGCGCAGCCGAGGACCCCTCCTCCATCGCCGAGGCCGCGGTCTCGATGGCGCTCCACGGGGTGCTGGGGGACTGA
- the frr gene encoding ribosome recycling factor: protein MIEETLLEAEEKMEKAVVVAKEDFAAIRTGRAHPAMFNKIVADYYGALTPINQLASFSVPEPRMAVVTPFDKSALRNIEQAIRDSDLGVNPSNDGNIIRVVFPELTEERRREFIKVAKGKAEDSRISIRSVRRKAKEAIDKLIKDGEVGEDEGRRAEKELDDTTAKYVAQVDELLKHKEAELLEV from the coding sequence GTGATCGAAGAGACCCTCCTCGAGGCCGAGGAGAAGATGGAGAAGGCCGTCGTGGTCGCCAAGGAGGACTTCGCCGCGATCCGCACCGGGCGTGCGCACCCGGCGATGTTCAACAAGATCGTGGCCGACTACTACGGTGCGCTGACGCCGATCAACCAGCTCGCCTCGTTCTCGGTGCCGGAGCCGCGCATGGCCGTGGTGACCCCGTTCGACAAGAGCGCGCTGCGCAACATCGAGCAGGCGATCCGCGACTCCGACCTCGGCGTCAACCCCAGCAACGACGGAAACATCATCCGGGTGGTGTTCCCGGAGCTCACCGAGGAGCGCCGCCGCGAGTTCATCAAGGTCGCCAAGGGCAAGGCCGAGGACTCCCGGATCTCGATCCGCTCCGTGCGCCGCAAGGCCAAGGAGGCCATCGACAAGCTGATCAAGGACGGCGAGGTCGGCGAGGACGAGGGCCGTCGTGCGGAGAAGGAGCTCGATGACACCACCGCGAAGTACGTCGCGCAGGTGGACGAGTTGCTCAAGCACAAGGAAGCCGAGCTGCTCGAGGTCTGA
- the whiG gene encoding RNA polymerase sigma factor WhiG, which produces MPQHTSGSDHAAVPPAARGSVRPPAPSSLEELWRSYKATGDDRLREQLILHYSPLVKYVAGRVSVGLPSNVEQADFVSSGVFGLIDAIEKFDIERSIKFETYAITRIRGAMIDELRALDWIPRSVRQKARNVERAYATLEAQLRRTPSESEVAAEMGISLEDLHSVFSQLSLANVVALEELLHVGGEGGDRLSLMDTLEDTAADDPVEVAEDRELRRLLARAINTLPDREKTVVTLYYYEGLTLAEIGNVLGVTESRVSQIHTKSVLQLRAKLADVAR; this is translated from the coding sequence ATGCCCCAGCACACCTCCGGGTCTGACCACGCGGCAGTTCCCCCCGCTGCCCGTGGTTCCGTGCGGCCGCCCGCGCCCTCGTCGCTCGAAGAGCTGTGGCGGTCGTACAAGGCCACCGGCGACGACCGGTTGCGGGAGCAGCTGATCCTGCACTACTCGCCGTTGGTGAAGTACGTCGCGGGCCGGGTGAGCGTCGGACTGCCGTCCAACGTCGAGCAGGCCGACTTCGTCTCCTCCGGCGTCTTCGGACTCATCGACGCGATCGAGAAGTTCGACATCGAGCGCTCGATCAAGTTCGAGACGTATGCGATCACCCGCATCCGGGGCGCCATGATCGACGAGTTGAGGGCGCTGGACTGGATCCCGCGCTCGGTGCGGCAGAAGGCCCGCAACGTCGAGCGGGCGTACGCCACGCTGGAGGCGCAACTGCGGCGCACCCCCTCCGAGAGTGAGGTCGCCGCGGAGATGGGTATCTCGCTCGAGGACCTTCATTCCGTCTTCAGCCAGTTGTCGCTGGCGAACGTCGTCGCCCTGGAGGAACTTCTCCACGTCGGGGGTGAGGGCGGCGACCGGCTCAGCCTCATGGACACCCTGGAGGACACCGCCGCCGACGACCCGGTCGAGGTGGCCGAGGACCGCGAGCTGCGGCGCCTCCTCGCCCGCGCGATCAACACGCTTCCCGACCGGGAGAAGACCGTCGTCACTCTCTACTACTACGAGGGCCTGACCCTGGCCGAGATCGGCAACGTCCTGGGCGTCACCGAGAGCCGGGTCAGCCAGATCCACACCAAGTCCGTGCTGCAGCTCAGGGCGAAGCTGGCGGATGTCGCCCGATGA
- a CDS encoding phosphatidate cytidylyltransferase: MNDSSWGAPTSAGYWGPPHQGAAPAGPAYDELDAQQTRPMPIVPDDPDAGRDAADRDDRDRGAARLSGPPVRDEMPQEPMPTPPPSAASQPSEPQPPQKKRAGRDLRAAIGVGVGLGAVIVAALFVVKAVFVGVIAVAVVVGLWELTSRLQERKGIKAPLVPLAVGGAAMVVAGYVRGAEGAWVATAFTALAVLVWRMTEPPEGYLKDVTAGLFAAFYVPFLATFVAMMLTAEDGPQRVFTFLLLTVVSDTGAYAIGWRFGKHKLAPRISPGKTREGLFGAVAFGMAAGALCVPLLIDGGTWWQGLILGLAVAVSATLGDLGESMIKRDLGIKDMGTLLPGHGGIMDRLDSLLPTAPVVWLLFVVFVGAG, from the coding sequence ATGAACGACTCTTCCTGGGGGGCCCCGACGAGTGCCGGCTACTGGGGCCCGCCCCACCAGGGGGCTGCCCCGGCGGGTCCCGCATACGATGAGCTTGACGCCCAGCAGACTCGGCCCATGCCCATCGTGCCGGACGATCCCGACGCAGGTAGAGACGCCGCAGACCGCGACGACCGTGACCGGGGGGCCGCTCGGCTGAGTGGCCCCCCGGTCCGCGACGAGATGCCGCAGGAGCCCATGCCCACCCCTCCGCCGTCTGCGGCCTCCCAGCCGTCGGAGCCGCAGCCGCCGCAGAAGAAGCGCGCAGGCCGCGATCTTCGTGCTGCCATAGGGGTCGGCGTCGGGCTCGGTGCGGTGATCGTCGCGGCACTGTTCGTCGTCAAGGCCGTGTTCGTCGGCGTGATCGCCGTCGCCGTGGTCGTCGGCCTGTGGGAGCTCACCTCCCGCCTCCAGGAACGCAAGGGCATCAAGGCGCCCCTGGTGCCGCTGGCGGTGGGCGGAGCGGCGATGGTCGTGGCCGGCTACGTACGGGGTGCCGAGGGCGCCTGGGTCGCCACCGCCTTCACCGCCCTGGCGGTGCTGGTCTGGCGGATGACCGAGCCGCCCGAGGGCTACCTCAAGGACGTGACGGCCGGGCTCTTCGCCGCGTTCTACGTCCCGTTCCTCGCCACGTTCGTCGCGATGATGCTGACCGCGGAGGACGGCCCGCAGCGGGTCTTCACGTTCCTCCTGCTCACGGTCGTGAGCGACACCGGCGCGTACGCGATCGGCTGGCGCTTCGGCAAGCACAAGCTCGCGCCGCGCATCAGCCCCGGGAAGACCCGCGAGGGCCTGTTCGGGGCCGTGGCGTTCGGCATGGCGGCGGGCGCCCTCTGCGTGCCGCTGCTGATCGACGGCGGCACCTGGTGGCAGGGCCTGATCCTCGGCCTCGCGGTCGCGGTCAGCGCGACGCTGGGCGACCTCGGCGAGTCGATGATCAAGCGTGACCTCGGCATCAAGGACATGGGAACGCTGCTGCCGGGCCATGGGGGCATCATGGACCGGCTGGACTCGCTGCTGCCCACGGCGCCGGTGGTGTGGCTGCTGTTCGTTGTGTTCGTCGGCGCCGGCTGA